The Helianthus annuus cultivar XRQ/B chromosome 16, HanXRQr2.0-SUNRISE, whole genome shotgun sequence genome includes a window with the following:
- the LOC110917459 gene encoding uncharacterized protein LOC110917459 — MSSEEREDLISGKKSKEKGKEKDNQSEDGLDQPYLPRDLAEVSKFTRRIAEAPMPPKTKLLPNFDRYDGTRDPEDHLHAFRGAGQFGRWSMPVWCHMFIQTLTEGARLWFDSLPLGGIDSYEELSEKFLRNFGQQRKVVKNPNEILHIRQRDSERVDQYMERFIKESMNTKDVPEVMKISSFINGLKHAQLYEKLGEEFPHSFDNLMDRVRAFVRGKDTVSKAKEMDVTTRRITPAAKPQYKGTPYSKKPAFDRMLHDRARPSYSPYRPRRRGPPPYSDHFTPLTKTPSEILATERVKNSFPRPPPIKPGPKAQPNEYCDFHKGFGHKTDDCMYLKREIEVAVKTGRLAHLVKEIKEGEGTAREEM, encoded by the coding sequence ATGTCTTCAGAAGAAAGGGAGGACCTCATCTCAGGAAAGAAGTCGAAGGAAAAGGGGAAGGAAAAGGATAACCAAAGTGAGGATGGCCTGGATCAACCCTATCTACCACGGGACTTAGCTGAGGTCTCAAAGTTCACACGAAGGATTGCAGAAGCACCAATGCCCCCCAAAACAAAGTTACTCCCAAATTTTGACCGCTATGACGGGACAAGAGACCCTGAAGATCATCTTCATGCCTTCAGGGGAGCAGGGCAATTTGGGCGATGGTCCATGCCTGTATGGTGCCACATGTTTATACAAACTCTGACGGAGGGAGCCCGACTTTGGTTTGACAGCCTCCCTCTAGGGGGAATCGATAGTTATGAAGAGTTAAGCGAGAAATTCCTCAGGAACTTTGGCCAGCAAAGAAAGGTGGTCAAGAATCCAAATGAGATCCTCCACATAAGGCAGAGGGACAGTGAGCGAGTAGATCAGTATATGGAGAGGTTCATCAAGGAGAGCATGAACACCAAAGATGTCCCGGAGGTCATGAAGATCAGCAGTTTCATAAACGGGCTAAAGCATGCACAACTGTATGAGAAACTAGGGGAGGAGTTCCCCCACTCGTTTGACAACCTTATGGACAGGGTCAGAGCCTTTGTCAGAGGAAAAGACACGGTCAGCAAAGCTAAGGAGATGGACGTCACAACTCGAAGGATCACCCCAGCTGCAAAGCCTCAATACAAAGGTACACCTTACTCCAAAAAACCCGCTTTTGATAGAATGTTGCACGACAGAGCAAGGCCCTCATATTCCCCGTATAGACCTCGAAGGAGAGGCCCCCCACCTTACTCTGATCATTTCACCCCTCTCACCAAGACCCCAAGTGAGATACTGGCCACTGAGAGGGTAAAGAACTCCTTCCCGAGGCCACCACCCATAAAGCCTGGGCCAAAGGCACAGCCTAACGAGTATTGTGACTTCCACAAAGGTTTTGGGCATAAAACCGATGACTGTATGTATTTAAAAAGAGAAATAGAGGTTGCAGTGAAGACGGGAAGGCTGGCCCACTTGGTTAAGGAAATTAAGGAGGGGGAGGGGACCGCAAGGGAAGAGATGTAA
- the LOC110920152 gene encoding probable serine/threonine-protein kinase At1g54610, translated as MGCVFGKTADRRSKSTVRRSKSTVRRDRAEEAQSTTATDTKTGENVEEVRSDGARVDKTVEKRIRQAVVAGDARAAEGRRLKKEYSLNAAPAWPQWLSDVAGDVIRDWTPRRANSFEKLDKIGQGTYSNVYKARDLITGKIVALKKVRVDTLEPENVKFMAREILILKKLNHPNVIKLEGLVTSRMSSSLYLVFEYMEHDLAGLAATQGVKFTEPQVKCFIKQLLSGLDHCHKNGVLHRDIKGSNLLIDNDGILKIADFGLACFYDPQNRQPMTSRVVTLWYRPPELLLGATYYGVGVDMWSAGCILAELLAGKPIMPGRTEVEQLHKIFKLCGSPSEEYWKKYRLPNTTLFKPRQPYKRCTKETFKDFPTSSLPLLESLLAIDPDERVSAAASLSSDFFSTEPYACEPSELPKYPPSKELDVKLRDEEARRQRGLSAKSQAGDGNKKPRTRERAGRAIPAPEANAEIQSNVDRWRGVNQSDTKSKSEKFPPPHRDAAVGHPLDMSHNGRPVSFGTDDGTSFSSSVFDSKSSKSVKEPGTMDGLSTRKHKRARSQTSSRKFIRAFLPSTISLNMDLRFKSKEAVFRNRR; from the exons ATGGGCTGTGTGTTCGGTAAAACAGCAGATCGCCGGTCAAAGTCAACCGTCCGCCGGTCAAAGTCAACCGTCCGCCGTGACAGAGCGGAGGAAGCTCAATCTACAACCGCTACTGATACGAAAACTGGAGAAAACGTAGAGGAGGTTAGATCGGACGGAGCTAGGGTTGATAAAACGGTTGAGAAGAGGATCCGGCAAGCTGTGGTCGCCGGAGATGCTCGAGCGGCTGAAGGACGGCGGTTGAAGAAGGAGTATAGTTTGAATGCTGCTCCGGCGTGGCCGCAGTGGCTTTCTGACGTCGCCGGTGATGTTATTAGAGATTGGACGCCTCGTCGTGCTAATTCGTTTGAGAAGCTTGATAAG ATTGGGCAAGGGACATATAGCAATGTATATAAGGCTAGGGATTTGATCACAGGAAAGATAGTTGCTTTGAAGAAAGTTAGGGTTGATACTTTAGAGCCAGAGAATGTTAAGTTCATGGCTAGAGAGATTCTGATACTGAAAAAGCTTAATCATCCCAACGTTATAAAGCTCGAAGGATTGGTTACTTCTAGAATGTCTTCCAGTCTTTACCTCGTGTTTGAATACATGGAACATGATCTTGCTGGTCTTGCCGCTACACAAGGTGTCAAGTTCACAGAGCCTCAG GTTAAGTGCTTTATCAAACAGTTACTTTCTGGGCTTGATCATTGCCATAAGAACGGTGTGTTACATAGAGATATCAAGGGGTCTAATTTGCTGATTGACAATGATGGGATTCTTAAAATAGCAGATTTTGGATTAGCGTGTTTTTATGATCCACAAAATAGGCAACCGATGACTAGCCGTGTTGTTACTCTCTGGTACCGACCTCCCGAGCTTCTTCTCGGGGCTACTTATTATGGTGTCGGTGTTGACATGTGGAGTGCTGGTTGCATTTTGGCTGAGCTTCTTGCTGGGAAACCGATAATGCCAGGTCGCACAGAG GTTGAACAACTACACAAGATATTTAAATTATGTGGTTCGCCATCAGAGGAATATTGGAAGAAGTACCGTTTGCCCAACACCACTTTGTTTAAGCCACGTCAGCCGTACAAGAGATGCACAAAAGAAACTTTTAAGGATTTTCCAACTTCTTCTCTTCCTTTATTAGAGAGTCTTCTCGCAATCGATCCTGATGAACGCGTATCTGCTGCTGCATCTCTCAGCAGCGAT TTCTTCTCCACTGAACCTTATGCTTGTGAGCCGTCagaattaccaaaataccctccaAGTAAAGAATTGGATGTAAAATTGCGGGATGAGGAAGCTAGAAG GCAAAGAGGTCTAAGTGCAAAATCGCAAGCAGGTGACGGAAATAAAAAACCAAGAACCCGTGAACGTGCGGGCCGGGCAATTCCGGCTCCAGAGGCAAATGCAGAGATCCAATCCAACGTAGAT AGATGGAGAGGTGTAAATCAATCAGATACCAAAAGCAAGAGCGAAAAATTCCCGCCACCTCATCGGGATGCAGCTGTCGGGCATCCTCTTGACATGTCACACAATGGCAGGCCGGTTTCTTTCGGTACAGATGATGGCACATCATTTAGCTCATCAGTTTTTGACTCAAAATCTTCCAAATCAGTCAAAGAACCCGGGACCATGGACGGGCTGTCAACAAGAAAGCATAAGAGGGCCCGTTCACAAACGTCTTCTCGTAAGTTCATACGGGCCTTTTTACCATCCACCATTAGTCTAAATATGGATCTAAGATTCAAAAGTAAAGAAGCAGTTTTTCGCAACAGAAGGTAG
- the LOC110918610 gene encoding probable protein S-acyltransferase 7, with translation MYGVHPPNNSGEADGGATAEVIRTYQTWKGSNIFFLGGRFIFGPDIRSIFLSLFLIIAPAIVFCVFVARKLLDKFNHHLGILVMVIAIVFTIYVVTLLLVTSGRDPGIVPRNTHPPEPEIIDQSPEAGSQTPQLRLPRFKEVMVNGFTIKVKYCDTCMLYRPPRCSHCSICDNCVQRFDHHCPWVGQCIGLRNYRFFFMFVSSATLLCIYVFAFCWVYVIKIKNSEEKSIWGALIKTPASIALIIYTFICVWFVGGLTVFHLYLISTNQSTYENFRYRYDQTVNPHNRGIIENFKDVFWRSIPPSKNDFRAIVVRESESRSRSSTGGFVNSNAEKTLSDIEMRDRKDNGLGQVDQYEETGHGEGRSDLRGSHPRRSSWGRRSGNWELQSDVASVASGLGDSNRIVGGSSGSLGGSRGGQLTGQRRQ, from the exons atgtacGGAGTACATCCGCCGAATAATTCCGGTGAGGCCGACGGCGGTGCAACGGCGGAGGTGATCCGTACATATCAGACATGGAAAGGAAGCAAC ATATTTTTCCTCGGTGGAAGATTTATATTTGGACCAGATATACGATCAATCTTCTTGTCACTATTCTTAATAATTGCACCAGCTATAGTTTTCTGTGTATTTGTTGCGAGGAAGTTGCTTGACAAGTTCAACCATCATCTCGGGATATTGGTTATGGTCATAGCAATTGTTTTCACAATTTAT GTTGTAACGCTGCTTCTAGTAACTTCCGGAAGGGACCCAGGTATAGTTCCACGCAACACGCACCCTCCAGAACCAGAAATAATAGATCAGAGCCCAGAAGCCGGGTCCCAAACTCCACAGCTACGTTTACCTCGCTTCAAAGAAGTAATGGTCAACGGATTCACCATCAAAGTCAAATATTGCGACACTTGCATGCTTTATAGACCACCGCGTTGTTCTCATTGCTCAATATGTGATAACTGTGTGCAACGGTTCGATCATCATTGCCCGTGGGTCGGCCAGTGTATTGGATTG CGTAACTACCGGTTCTTTTTCATGTTTGTGTCTTCAGCAACTCTGCTTTGTATTTATGTTTTCGCCTTTTGTTGGGTGTATGTGATAAAGATCAAGAACAGTGAGGAAAAATCGATCTGGGGTGCGTTAATCAAAACTCCCGCTTCGATTGCGTTAATAATTTATACGTTTATATGCGTATGGTTTGTTGGTGGTCTTACGGTCTTCCATCTTTATCTCATCAGCACAAACCAG TCTACATATGAAAACTTCCGGTACAGATACGATCAGACCGTAAATCCACACAACCGAGGAATAATCGAAAACTTCAAGGATGTGTTTTGGCGTAGTATTCCTCCTTCCAAGAACGATTTTAGGGCAATTGTGGTAAGAGAATCGGAATCCAGATCCCGGTCTTCAACGGGTGGTTTTGTAAATTCAAATGCGGAGAAAACTTTAAGTGATATAGAAATGCGTGATAGGAAGGATAACGGGTTGGGTCAGGTCGATCAGTATGAGGAAACAGGCCATGGTGAAGGTCGTAGTGATCTACGTGGAAGTCACCCTCGACGGTCCAGCTGGGGAAGGAGAAGTGGAAACTGGGAACTACAGAGTGATGTTGCGTCAGTTGCATCGGGTCTTGGTGACTCGAACAGGATCGTTGGTGGAAGTAGTGGCAGCTTGGGTGGCAGCAGGGGTGGTCAATTGACAGGTCAACGTAGGCAATGA